One region of uncultured Campylobacter sp. genomic DNA includes:
- the modA gene encoding molybdate ABC transporter substrate-binding protein yields the protein MKKTFFSLVVAAIAAFHLNAGEINVFAAANVTYAFDELKTEFAKSNPDTKVTVTLGASGALSTQVKNGAPADIFMAANMKFVEDLYDTKFAVTKPVVYAQGALALFTIRDIDLAKGINAVEGLKAIAIANPETAPYGKASVEALKKAGIYDKVEKNIILAKSIGEALSQALSAADVGFIAASAMYDKKMAEYKEGKNFILIDPALYTPIDQGMVILKHGENNPEAKAFYDFIRSDRAKEIFRKFGYNI from the coding sequence ATGAAAAAAACATTTTTTTCGTTAGTCGTCGCGGCCATAGCCGCTTTTCATCTAAACGCGGGCGAGATCAACGTATTTGCCGCAGCAAACGTCACTTACGCGTTTGACGAGCTAAAAACGGAGTTTGCCAAATCAAATCCCGACACCAAAGTAACCGTCACGCTAGGAGCTAGCGGCGCGCTATCTACCCAGGTCAAAAACGGCGCTCCGGCAGATATTTTCATGGCTGCGAATATGAAATTCGTAGAGGATCTATACGATACTAAATTTGCCGTAACCAAGCCCGTAGTATACGCTCAGGGTGCACTTGCGCTATTTACGATCAGAGATATCGATCTAGCTAAGGGTATAAACGCGGTAGAAGGCCTAAAAGCCATCGCGATCGCAAACCCCGAAACCGCTCCGTACGGCAAAGCTAGCGTCGAAGCTCTAAAAAAAGCGGGTATCTACGATAAAGTCGAGAAAAACATCATCCTAGCAAAATCTATCGGCGAAGCTTTGAGCCAAGCTCTAAGCGCTGCTGATGTAGGATTTATCGCGGCTTCTGCGATGTACGATAAAAAAATGGCCGAGTACAAAGAGGGTAAAAACTTCATCCTTATAGATCCCGCGCTTTACACCCCGATCGACCAAGGCATGGTTATCCTAAAACACGGCGAAAACAATCCTGAAGCAAAAGCTTTCTACGACTTCATCAGAAGCGACCGCGCGAAGGAAATCTTTAGAAAATTCGGATACAACATCTAA